One Glycine soja cultivar W05 chromosome 7, ASM419377v2, whole genome shotgun sequence genomic window, AGGCTAATATATAGAAAGATCAAATCTAGTGACAATGTGAAAGGCAAGAAGAAGAGTTAATCTTTGATTCATGTATGGATGATTGAGATtgttttacttaaaaataatcttgACCATCCATTTATGAATGTATGGTGAAAGATTAATTAATACTTTCTCTCATTTAGAGCATGCTCTCACCTAATATACTACCCATGTGTGTGCCATGCTCGTTTCCTACAATTCTTAGGGTTTGGCATATCCCATGTCACGTGATGTTAGTGTCAGTTTTGTGCTTTATTGCATGTAAGGGTTTTCCTTGCTCTACCTTTATCCCTTTAAAGTTTTGGGATTTACTCCCTTGTCCTTACCACAAAGGCCAGAGGTGGTGGACAtgtgtttaaattatttattttgttgcactGGAGTAGTTAGTTAATATTGCTCTTTTGTCCTGTCATTTTGGTAGAAGTTGGTTAATGTAATCTAGTGCCTGTTAGCATCTAGTGCATTATCTGGTCGCCCCCTTTAAAGTTGGGTTAATTTTCATTCATTCTTCAACTTCGGCCACCGAGGTGAATTTCCACATATAAAAACTTTCTTTCTATGAAATGGCTAGACATTATCTAGTGCTTTAAAATTTCACAGAGTGCATATGCTTTGGTTTTCTTAATCGAAATTTCAATATCTGTAACAGCCTAGAATGGGAGGATAAATAGAATGATAATCTTTGGAGCTTGACTTTTTAACAAGGAAAAAAATGCTATATTAACATTATAAttgcaaatttattttatattctttttttctaacttgTTCTCTTTCATTTAGAGCCATGTTATATTGCTTTTCATGACGAAGAATGGGGAGTTCCTGTTCATGATGACAGGTACGTGGGTTTTTGGTGAGGGCACTGTCTTCTGTTTTGTTTTCAGCTTCTAGGTCGAAACTGTCTCAATGCTGAAATTTGGTTTTTGTGCAGGAAACTGTTTGAGTTGCTCAGCTTCTCTGGAGCCTTGGCTGAACTCACATGGCCTACTATTCTTAGCAAAAGGCAGTTATTTCGGTACTGATATATTGTTCTGTGAAATATATTTTCTggatttaattatgttattggcATATTACACACACACATCAGAAAAGGTTGCCCATTGAATAATTGGCTCATTATATTTCCTTCCGTGTGCTTCATTTGGTTTTTTATTGACTCAGAAGATCTTTGGTGTAGAGTATGCACTAGAAATGTTTGGGATTTAGCTTTGGATTGACTATTTTAACGTATTCATGAACACAGGGAAGTCTTTTTGGATTTTGATCCAAGTGCTGTTTCTAGAATGAATGAGAAAAAGATAGCTGCACCAGGAAGTCCTGCCAACTCATTGCTATCCGAACTCAGGTTGCGATCCATAATTGAAAATGCACGTCAGATGTGTAAGGTAAACCACTCTGATAttctatttttctattcttatgTGTAAAACCTGCAATTGCAATTtagtttctttgtaatttttttctgaatCAAAAGGCTCTTGCTGAAGTGAATCAACCCATACACTTACCTTACTTTTCAAACTTTTCTGCTACCTACCTtggaaaatattaagaaaaacaaaataaacctgCTTCTTGACCCACACATAggctaatattataaaaagaagacttgggaaaaggaaagaaaaattctcAATTCAACTTGTTTTAAGGGATGGTATCATCTTGATTTTTTCTTAGCTCATAACTGTCAAACAGTGAGggtattttgtcttttttatttttttctccatttcaaTGCAGGTAATTGAAGAGTTTGGGTCCTTTGACACATTTATTTGGAATTTTGTGAACCATAAGCCTATAGTCAGCCAGTTCAGGTACCCACGTCAGGTACCTGTCAAATCTCCAAAGGCAGAATTCATAAGTAAAGACCTCGTAAGGAGAGGATTCAGGAGTGTCGGTCCAACAGTCATCTATACTTTCATGCAAGTGGCTGGCCTAACAAATGACCATATTATCAGTTGCTTCAGATTCAAGGAGTGTACCTCCAATGCAGAAGCAATGGGCAAAGAGAGCTCCCTCAACTCCAAggtcaaagagaaagcaaacgAGGAACCAACCTCGGTGGGTCTGTTGCTGTCTGTGAACAAATTGAGCTTCACCTCTAAGTAGCACTATGATGGTTTTGGTTAAAATGGTCATATGGCTGAGCTGGTAGTTGTAAGGGGGGATGAGTAGATTGTGGAGTGTACAAAATCGATACAGGTGTGAATGAAATAGCCTGAAGGCAGTTGTAATTGAAAAGCAAAATGACCTTGGCAATTCTTCAAGTTCTCGTGTATTAAAAAAGATATACTAATTAGCCATAGTTGCAACTTGCAATTCGTCTACcttttcctctattttattttgtggTCATGAACAGAATCCTTTAGGTCTTTTATTCACTTTGGCACTTTGCTTTCTAAGTCTTTGCCGTCTTACCGTCAACTATGTCCGCCAATTCCTACTTGATCAGTGGTCATTAAGGTACGGTGCTGGACTTTTTTGAACTAATGGTTGAACACTTCAGTATTGTGGTACCAATTACTTTCTATTCGCTACCTAATTTCTTGAAATCTAAGTTCATGAGAAGTTCAAGACATTTAGCCTAGGCCAAGTGGATTTGTTGAAAATGAGCAAAAAATGAATTGTCGAAATGCTATTAGGCTGAGTAACCGCCAATAGTAAATGTGTTGTCTTGTTGGAAAGAAATATTCTGTTAGAGACTTTGTTGCAATCTTCATCACGGATGCGAGAGTGCTAGAAACactgaatcttttttttttttcaggtctACAAAACACTGAATCTTGAAAGATTGAACTAGCATTCACTAGGAAGTCTCAAAATCACATTTGAATTCCTTTTAacccaaaataattattttccatGTTTTAAAATCCTCAACAGGGTCAGCCTAAAAAATGTGTGGTTTTTGCTTGGTAGACTGTTGTCTTACGGTTAAATTAAGATTTGTGCAACACTGTAGAGAAACTCAAAATTGTGTTAGATTGACGAGGATTTGCTTTCAATAAACAACCATTCTCAATCGTATGACGTTcctggattaaaaaaaaaaattgtatttcaatttaccttccataaaaaaatgaacacaaTGCCTTATAGGAATTATATCATCAATTGACACGGctataaaactaaatcaattttacaatttcaaattcaattattacGTATCACTACTCAAAATATCAATCATTGAATCGAAAACTCTAATCATGCGGACccccttttttcatttttccatgTTTTGAGTTACATTCCATCACTTATAATACTTGATCAATGTATAATATAATTTCTGAAATGAAATTCTAAAACTAGGACTAGATATAGAGTTGGCTTGCCAGAGAGAGTAGTGAGAGAAGAAAAGGGAGAAATTAAATTGCCGTAGAGATGCACTTTATGAAAGATCTTTCCGAGAATGTGTGCTACAACCtactatgaaatttaatttgagGTATCCTAGATATATTAGCCAAAAAAGACTTGCTAAATCTTTACCATCATGATGAGGCAGAGGGTGGTGCAGAGCTTGATTTTCTGTTGTTTAATCAGCTCAACATGTCATCCTTAGTGGAACTTTATTTCCACTTTAAAGGATCAAATATGTCCCAGCCTTCCATGTTGTATTTACATAGAGAGACCCCTTGCTCTAAAGAATGATCTCTATTTTATGGAATACTTAAACAATTGACACTAAATTAGCAACACTTCACCAAAATTCCATTTAATTATTGTGCAACAATCTTCCTGAGATGGCAGCAACAAGTGCTGCTCTAAAATTAGGATCCGTGGTCAAAGAAGTAGCCATCTGTTCCACCAAAACCTGAGGTACTTTAGGTGAATCTCCTTTAGGCTTTGTGCTCTTGGAATCGTTGCTTCCCTGAGATTTTGTCAAGTCAAGGGTAACAAGTGTTGGTGTTGAAGTGCTGAGAGATGCGGTACAGGGCACTGAACCAAGGGTCACACTACGGCCAGAACCTGATGTTGCTTCCATCTGGGAAGAAAACTGAGGATGATTGTGCTCCCCTTCATAAGTAGCAACCAGAACAGATTGATCATCCACACTTCTTTGCACCTGAATAaccaaaccaaaaacaaaacaaacttaGCTTGAGATCCATTTCCCTACTAACATGTGAgtaaccaaaccaaaccatttCCTAGTTACTAGTTAGCACTTGgttgattatatatatttaccTTCTTTTTGACAGGGCAGCTAGGAGCAAAAGAGCACTTGAAATATGCTCTAGGACAAGGGTTATCTCTGGTCACCTTTTGCCCATATTTCCTCCATTGGTATCCATCTTTAACAATCTGAAACCACACACAATGAAAAATCTGTCAAACACTTACCCCTATATAGTCTATGCCATGTCCAAGAACCAAAGATTGAGTACTAGTAAAGAGACTTACAAGGCTAGTATCAGATGCTTCAGTCCTGACAtaaactcttgaaatttttgCTTTGATGATTTCTTCCCTTGGTTTCTTGCAAGATTCTTCATCAGTAGAACTGCTCTCTGAGTTTCCATTGTTAGTTCCCATCAAATTACTATTGTTGTTGCTGCTTTCagactttcttttctttgatgtTGGGCTGACCTCCTTTTCACCATTTTTCCTCATGCATTCCATCAAATGGTTTCTCAAAGTGTTGTAGTTCTCACACACCACTGAGAGCATTTCGGCCAACTTCTTGTTTTCTGCAGTCACCCGCTTCAGTTCCTCCTCCAAGTCACTAGTAGACTGAAATGCCACCAACAATAGCATCCATATATTAGGACCCTTTATCTTCATATGTTTTTAGCCAAAAAAAACCCATATACTTCTGTTTTCATTTcatgtttatattttcttctctcacttttaatttatatgattgtcacttaatttgttttgaatttagtttttattttcaaagattCGTACAGAAAATAGTTATCTGTTTTGTACAaatctttgaaaataaaaccagaaaaacaaaaacaaagtgaaaattttgtaatttaaaaattgaaacaacatAAGTAAACATGCCCTTGAATTAATTGTTCTACAATCTGATAAatgataaagaagaagaagaagaagaagaagaaactaaTTAATATAACTTGTTGCTCAACTAACCTCTTCTTCCACGTTAAACTTGGTCATtcccaaagagaaaagctcGCTTTCTACCTCCTTCTGAAATCAACACACGACAATGAATGAATAACTCCCATATCAAACTATATATGTTCTGAATGAAAGCATTTCCCGTAAGAGCTTCAGGGAGTGCTCGCAAGAAgaatgatataatattattcGATCTTTATTTCTATACTTACGGGAACTTCTTCATGAACTCTGCGGGGATTAATGTTGAGATCCAAGGAAGTGTTAATCCATGATGAACAATCCATGGCTTCCAATAAAATTCAAGCAAGTAGAAAATTAAAAGCTGTTGCTCAGATCTAAACCAGCCAACCCACTTAGTATGTTGCAATTGGAGATAAGACCCGAAAGTTTCAGAAAATCAAAGGGAGATAAGAGCATATATATAGAGGTAGCTGGTAGCGGAGCCAGCACTAGAGGAACTCAAGTTGAGCAAGGAAACTCAGTGGAAAGAGACACTTCCCActtgtttaattaaatatctGGCATGCACGACCATTACATTAACCATGAAGCTGTTCCtgttcttttgttttatttagttgttgcttgtttgtttttatttttaatacataGTCATGAGTACTAGATAGAGTCTAGAGATAagtgttgtttttttaaatgataataggTGGGACAGGAATATGACCAGGGTGAACAAGATTACCTCCTTTGCATATATCTTAGACAAAAAGTGTTTTAAATCGATGTTTGGGTAATCTCACTCCCAAGGGAAATGAgcaatttaacaaaatatttatatgaataacttcattaatttgtaataatatgaaaataaaaatagcttCTCTGGAGTGGCGAGAAGGCATGTGTCGTCTTCCTTTCTTATCTTCAttcttttaaattacttttataaataCACAACACAATACAAAAGTAGTGGGCGTGCTCTGTATGTGGCcccttctttctttgttttcacgTTAACTATTTCAAACATTTCCCACGTTGCATGTATTCCTATTTTCTAAGAGCAAACTTGGGTTGTTTACTTTCTATCTTCTACGCGTAACGCACACACACTTTTGCCACAATATATTTGTGGTCATATATAGACATTTTCTTTCGGTGCCGGACCTATATTATAGTAAGGCTGTGTAAGTGCAGTTTCACGttcaaaaaaatcataagaTTTTACTTTAATATGAAAACCTGCACAGGTTAACTATTATTAATCATCTGCTCTCAATTAGTTTTGATCAACATATTTTTCATCAACAATGTTAGAATTTTGACCAACATctacaattattataaaataaataatcttattcagtatcattttttttttcaagatgtttttactattaattattataaatttctacAATGTTTTATAACTTTCAACAacttatatcttttaaaataagttatatcTAACTACAtactaatatataaataacttcCAAATTCAGACacgaagtattttttttcattattattaattatgatttctcgaagaagaaaaagacacTAACGTCTATCCtgttaaatttatgaatttacTTACTATATTCTCTCTCTTCTCACTGCAAATGTACTgtatttaattttcacttttggatttactaaaagaaagaaaaataaaaaataataatccttacaattaaaaaaatgtaaacttataatatatttttttatttataagacacaattatctagagaaatcaaatgATTGAACAAaagtgattaatatattaaagttaagattaaataatttaaatagtatCTAAATTTGATCTTTAGGGAAAATAATTCTTGAACAGTGTTTACTCATCTATTTGTCAAACATCGAATTAGTCGAATTTATTTCTCCTCAACCGAAAGATTTAGTCAAAAGGAATTATCTAATTcaacaaaattaagaaaaatgattaatttagttgatagtaataatttttttctaaatttatatatattttaaaaactactcAGGTTATCAatactcttcttcttttttatgaacTATTCTCTCTTCTAATTAATTGCTTATCaatacaattaattataattattttagtctAAAAACAATTAATGTAAACTTAGACAAATAGACAATATGGATTAGTTCTTATAAAAGGAAAGcaagtattatttttaatttggatgttataaatagaaatgaaatgagtattattaatgttaattaatcAAATCTTAATTAATATGTTGGTCAAAATTAATTCAGagtgaataattaaaaagagttaACTTGTGTTTGCAAATGTAAGGGTTGTCACATAACATTTCCTATCTTGAGAATAGTGGACATGAATAACAATAGGGGGTTAACAGTAAATAATTTTCTAAAGATGTGTTTTGCAAATTACCCAAGTCTTTGactttgagaaattaaaataaaagaaagaagaaaatcaattaTCCTATATAAAAAAGTTCATAAGATAGATCGAATAAAACAACAGTAAAAAGTCAGAGACGTATAAGAAAGTTTAGAGACCGACTAGATCTGATCTCTCTCGGTAATGTATTGAGCCAATTAGACAATCCACTGAATTGAAGTCAGAAAACCAAAAactcattattaaaaaaatgttatgttttTCACAACAGTTTTGAAGTGTTTTTTACAAtgatttttaatagttttttaaattcacGTCGTAAAAACTTAAAACTTTATACCGTAATTCTCACACCATCTTGAAAgattaattttctaaaacagttttatcaaaaatcattttctaaaaaaaaaatacttctaaaATGGTTTTCAAGAATTTTCTTGCGGCCACGTTCATATGGACGATGGACAGGTTTTCTCTCATGTCCACGTCCATTTAATTACAGCACCCATTTATGGACAATTAGTTCTTTGAAGTCAAATGTTTGTGGTCTTACTTCTCAACACATGCGcaaggaaaaagaaatgaatCGGTTCAACTTCAACCacaaggtgtttttttttttatatttgtctgTGTATGTATATGAACAGGGAGAAATTATTAGATTATATGAAATTATCATAGTTTGAAttaatcttctttttttcattaatacaaACTGGAATACGCTCAATGTAGCATGTAATCTTGACGTTTCGGCTAAAGTTTTAATTAATCttcatacaatatatataattaagtattattattattattattttataaattaaaaaattaattataagtcaTAAAGATAAATTCATCAGAACAATAATACATAATAGTTAGAGATcaaccaataatttttttgagtgCTCCACTGCTAGACTATTTGACCATGCATATGCCTATCAAAAACGGGTGGGGTATATTGaaattttcagttatttttggATTGTTGATATAgttatgttaatatttaattttgtaatttaattttaaaattgtatgattttcaaataacaaCAAAGAGACAGTTAAAAAAGGAACATCCGACAAATCAGATTAAGGGTG contains:
- the LOC114418052 gene encoding uncharacterized protein LOC114418052; the protein is MSGPPRVRSMNVAVADADARPVLVPAGNKVRPVVEGRKPVKKSSTETEKKPVAHSPQCVSVPAVAISRQQEHHQAVLKSMSSMNASFSSDTSSTDSSTHSSGASSSGKVARRVSVALRKKQVGPKTEKASCDNVAGSDDADLSDSLEGKKRCAWVTPNTEPCYIAFHDEEWGVPVHDDRKLFELLSFSGALAELTWPTILSKRQLFREVFLDFDPSAVSRMNEKKIAAPGSPANSLLSELRLRSIIENARQMCKVIEEFGSFDTFIWNFVNHKPIVSQFRYPRQVPVKSPKAEFISKDLVRRGFRSVGPTVIYTFMQVAGLTNDHIISCFRFKECTSNAEAMGKESSLNSKVKEKANEEPTSVGLLLSVNKLSFTSK
- the LOC114418053 gene encoding probable WRKY transcription factor 40 gives rise to the protein MDCSSWINTSLDLNINPRRVHEEVPKEVESELFSLGMTKFNVEEESTSDLEEELKRVTAENKKLAEMLSVVCENYNTLRNHLMECMRKNGEKEVSPTSKKRKSESSNNNSNLMGTNNGNSESSSTDEESCKKPREEIIKAKISRVYVRTEASDTSLIVKDGYQWRKYGQKVTRDNPCPRAYFKCSFAPSCPVKKKVQRSVDDQSVLVATYEGEHNHPQFSSQMEATSGSGRSVTLGSVPCTASLSTSTPTLVTLDLTKSQGSNDSKSTKPKGDSPKVPQVLVEQMATSLTTDPNFRAALVAAISGRLLHNN